One window of Pectobacterium carotovorum genomic DNA carries:
- the elaB gene encoding stress response protein ElaB: MAATKKQPEEIRVDDDLKLLSETLDEVLRYTGDQADQAYLDLKKGAEKALLEVKARIGVTDSYYARAKQVADKADVYVHDKPWHGIGIGATVGLVLGLLLAKR, from the coding sequence ATGGCAGCGACCAAAAAACAGCCTGAAGAAATTCGTGTCGATGATGATTTAAAACTTCTGTCTGAAACGCTGGATGAGGTATTGCGCTATACGGGCGATCAGGCAGACCAAGCCTACCTTGATTTGAAAAAGGGCGCGGAAAAAGCGCTGCTGGAAGTCAAAGCCCGCATTGGTGTGACTGACAGCTATTATGCGCGCGCCAAGCAGGTGGCTGACAAAGCCGACGTCTATGTGCATGACAAACCCTGGCACGGTATCGGTATCGGTGCCACAGTCGGTCTGGTGTTGGGATTGCTGCTGGCTAAGCGCTAG